A single Kitasatospora kifunensis DNA region contains:
- a CDS encoding MarR family winged helix-turn-helix transcriptional regulator, with translation MCFALYAASRAVTGLYRPMLEELGLTYPQYLVLLVLWDRDEASVKELGSALHLDYGTLTPLLKRLESNGLLRRQRRPDDERAVRITLTDEGSALRERARAIPAAIGDAMGLEPEEFERTRATLRRLTTNVTARTARA, from the coding sequence ATGTGCTTCGCCCTCTACGCCGCCTCCCGCGCGGTCACCGGCCTCTACCGGCCGATGCTGGAGGAGCTCGGGCTCACGTATCCCCAGTACCTCGTGCTGCTCGTGCTCTGGGACCGCGACGAGGCCTCCGTCAAGGAGCTGGGCTCCGCACTCCATCTCGACTACGGCACCCTGACACCGCTGCTCAAGCGCCTGGAGAGCAACGGCCTGCTGCGCCGCCAGCGCCGCCCCGACGACGAGCGCGCGGTACGGATCACCCTCACCGACGAAGGCAGCGCCCTGCGCGAGCGCGCCCGCGCCATCCCGGCCGCGATCGGCGACGCCATGGGCCTGGAACCCGAGGAGTTCGAGCGCACCCGCGCCACGCTCCGTCGCCTTACCACCAACGTCACCGCCCGCACCGCCCGCGCCTGA
- a CDS encoding alpha/beta hydrolase has translation MSKHSPAPAPVLEPAAAALAKATAQPPYLFQLSPAEGRKAVDAVQADGITGPAVDEEWIEVPGGPTGSVRTRVVRPAGAAGTLPVILYIHGAGWVFGNAHTHDRLVRELAVGAGAAVVFPEYDLSPEVRYPVAIEQNYAVAQWVTAHGATHRLDGRRLAVAGDSVGGNMSAALTLMAKERGDVAFAAQVLFYPVTDANFDTPSYHQFAEGYFLRRDGMQWFWDQYTTDPAQRAEITASPLRATTEQLTGLPPALVITGEADVLRDEGEAYANKLRGAGVPVTAVRYQGIIHDFVMLNALRETQAARSAIALAATTLREALTAN, from the coding sequence ATGTCCAAGCACAGCCCTGCCCCCGCCCCGGTCCTGGAGCCGGCGGCCGCCGCGCTCGCCAAGGCCACCGCCCAGCCCCCGTACCTCTTCCAACTGTCGCCCGCCGAGGGCCGCAAGGCGGTGGACGCCGTCCAGGCCGACGGGATCACGGGGCCCGCCGTCGATGAGGAGTGGATCGAGGTCCCCGGCGGCCCGACCGGCAGCGTCAGGACCCGTGTTGTCAGGCCCGCGGGTGCCGCCGGCACCCTGCCCGTCATCCTTTACATCCACGGCGCGGGCTGGGTCTTCGGCAACGCCCACACCCACGACCGGTTGGTGCGTGAACTCGCCGTCGGCGCCGGCGCGGCCGTGGTCTTTCCCGAGTACGACCTCTCACCCGAGGTCCGCTATCCCGTCGCCATCGAGCAGAACTACGCGGTCGCCCAGTGGGTCACCGCGCACGGCGCCACCCACCGCCTGGACGGCCGCCGCCTGGCCGTGGCCGGCGACTCGGTCGGCGGCAACATGAGCGCCGCCCTGACCCTGATGGCCAAGGAGCGCGGCGACGTCGCCTTCGCCGCGCAGGTGCTCTTCTACCCGGTCACCGACGCCAACTTCGACACCCCGTCCTACCACCAGTTCGCCGAAGGCTACTTCCTGCGCCGCGACGGCATGCAGTGGTTCTGGGACCAGTACACCACCGACCCCGCCCAGCGGGCCGAGATCACCGCCTCCCCGCTGCGCGCCACCACCGAGCAACTGACCGGTCTGCCCCCGGCATTGGTGATCACCGGCGAGGCCGACGTGCTGCGCGACGAGGGCGAGGCATACGCCAACAAGCTGCGCGGCGCCGGCGTCCCGGTCACCGCCGTGCGCTACCAGGGCATCATCCACGACTTCGTCATGCTCAACGCCCTGCGCGAGACCCAGGCCGCCCGCTCCGCCATCGCCCTCGCCGCCACCACCCTGCGCGAGGCCCTGACCGCGAACTGA